A window of Streptomyces sp. NBC_01689 genomic DNA:
GCTTCGCCGTCCAGGCCTTCGACCTCAAGGCCGTCGACTACGTGCTCAAGCCGGTGCGCAGGGAGCGGCTCGCCGAGGCCGTCCGCCGGGCGGACCAACTCCGGCGCACCGCACCGCTGATCCCCGTGCACGAACCCGACCCCGACCACATCTCCGTCGAACTCGGCGGAGTCACCCGCTTCGTGGCCGTGGAGGACATCACCCACGTCGAGGCACACGGCGACTACGCCCGGCTGCACACCGCGCAGGGCAGCCATCTGGTGCGCATCCCGCTCTCCACCCTGGAGGAGCGCTGGCGGTCGCGCGGGTTCGTCCGCATCCACCGCCGTCACCTCGTCGCCCTGCGCCACATAGGCGAACTCCGCCTGGACGCGGGTACGGTGAGCGTTCTCGTGGACT
This region includes:
- a CDS encoding LytR/AlgR family response regulator transcription factor, with protein sequence MLRVLAVDDEQPSLEELLYLLNADPRVAAAEGASDATEALRRMNRALASGPDGPEAVDVVFLDIHMPGLDGLDLARLLTGFAHPPLVVFVTAHEGFAVQAFDLKAVDYVLKPVRRERLAEAVRRADQLRRTAPLIPVHEPDPDHISVELGGVTRFVAVEDITHVEAHGDYARLHTAQGSHLVRIPLSTLEERWRSRGFVRIHRRHLVALRHIGELRLDAGTVSVLVDSVELQVSRRHTRELRDLLMRRTIG